CACCGAGTCCACAATCGTCTTGAACGCGGCGCCGATGATCACACCGACGGCGAGGTCGATGACATTTCCCTTTAAGGCAAACTCTTTAAAGTCTTTGATGAAGCTCATATATGATGGGGTTTGGTTTCTTATTTTTTCAAGCCCGGGTACTTCATCTTCAACCCCTTCAGGGTGTCCTTCAGCGTCTGGGCGACCACGAACTCTTTATACCAGTTCTGGTCGGAGGGAACGACGATCCAGGGAATGTCGCTACAATGGTCGAAACAATCCTCGTACGCCTTTTCGTACGCGGGCCACAGCTTTGCCTCTTTGGAATCGCTGTCGTTGTACTTCCACATCTTGGAAGGGATACTAAGCCTTTCCTCCAGTCTCTTGTGCCTTTCTTCGGGAGATGTATGCAGATAGAATTTAAGGATATGGGTGTCGCCCAACTCATGAAGCAGCCACTCGAAATCGTTGATGGCCCGCATCCGCTTTTTAGCGGTGTCGTCGTCGATCATTTGGTGGACGCGGGTCACCAGGATGTCCTCGTAATGAGAGCGGTTAAATACCTGGATC
This region of Dinghuibacter silviterrae genomic DNA includes:
- a CDS encoding PPK2 family polyphosphate kinase produces the protein MTKIRLEAISTKAPHDIEKDATKKRLETLLEELDELQNLLYAQNRHAVLVVIQGMDASGKDGLIRRVFGRLNPEGVQVASFKEPTAVELSHDFLWRIHLQAPAKGRIQVFNRSHYEDILVTRVHQMIDDDTAKKRMRAINDFEWLLHELGDTHILKFYLHTSPEERHKRLEERLSIPSKMWKYNDSDSKEAKLWPAYEKAYEDCFDHCSDIPWIVVPSDQNWYKEFVVAQTLKDTLKGLKMKYPGLKK